The genomic window GTCGTTCTCCACCTGCGAGGCGTGGGTCAGCCAGTTGCCGAAGATGATCTCTGAGATCTTGAGTCCGCTGTTGCCGAGGTATCGAAATTCCATGCTCGTCACGCTACTCCTCGCATCCGACCGACCGCCGGGGTTGCGCGGAGACGGAGCGAACCCTCAGCTGCGCGGTGACGCCAGCCCGTGCTCGTAGGTGTAGATGACCGCCTGGATGCGATCGCGGAGGGCGAGCTTCTGCAGCACCTTCGAGACGTGCGACTTCACGGTCGCCTCGCCGACGAAGAGCGTGGTCGCGATCTCCTGGTTGGACAGGCCCTGGGCGACCAACTGCAGGACCTCGCGCTCGCGCTCCGTCAGCTGGTCGTAGTCGGCGCCGGTCGTCGGCCCGGCCGGGGCGGTGTGATCCTCCACGGCGTCCTCGACGGCGGGGGCCTGCCGGGTGAACCCCTCGATGACCCGGCGGGTGACCGCCGGCGAGAGGAGCGCTTCCCCGCCCGCGATCACCGAAACCGCTGCGACGAGTTCCTCCGGCGAGGAGTTCTTCAGAAGGAACCCGCTCGCACCGGCCCGGAGCGCCTCGGCCAGGTAGTCGTCGCGGTCGAAGGTGGTGAGGATGAGGACCGCGGCGTGCACCTCGGGATCCGCGACGATCCGACGGGTGGCCTCGAGGCCATCCATGCCCGGCATCTGGACGTCCATGCAGATCACGTCCGGCGCGAGCGTCGTCGCGAGCGCGACGGCCTCGGCGCCGTCCGACGCCTCGCCGACGATCTCGATCCCGGGCTGTGAGCCCAGGATGATGCGGAAGCCCGCACGCAGCAGCTCCTGGTCGTCGACGAGGAGGATACGGGTGGGCTGCTCGGTCATGCCTGGTCCTTCGTGGTGGCGGTCTGGGGTCGTCCTGCGGCGGCGGAGGCGAAGCGGGCGTCGGCGATGGACGAGGCGACGGGCTCCATCGCCTGGTCGCCCGGCCGGCCGAGCGGGATGGCGGCCCGGACGAGGAAGCCGCCGCGGGCGCGGGCTCCGACCTCGAGGACGCCGCCCGACGACGCCACGCGCTCCCGCATCCCGATGAGTCCGAGCCCACCGCGGCGGGCCACCGTCGGGACGGTCCCCGTGTTCGTGACCTCGAGCTCGACCGCGTCGTCCAGATAGCGGAGCCTGAGTTCGGCCGTCGCCGTGGTGCCACCGTACTTCCGGGCGTTCGTGAGCGCCTCCTGCGCGATCCGGTACAGGTTGAACGAGACGACGGCCGGGATCGCGACCGGTGTGCCCACGAGTTCGAACCTCGTCGGCAGCCCGTTCGCCGTCGACTCGTCGGCGAGCCGGCCCAGCTGGCCGACGCCGACGGTCGACGGGCTGCTCTCCTCGTCGGTCGGTTCGCCGTGCGCGCGGAGGGTGCCGAGCATCTTGCGCAGCTCGTCGATCGCGCTCCGTGCGCCGAGCTCGACGTTCGTGAGTGCATCCCGCGCGGCCGCCGGGTCGGCATCGAGCACGGTGCGCGCGGCGCCGGCCTGGACCCCCATCACCGAGACGTGGTGGGCGACGACGTCGTGCAGCTCGCGCGCGATCCGCACCCGCTCGAGGGCGACCGCCTGCCGGGCGGAACGGGCGCGCTCCGCCTCGAGCTCGGCCGTGCGCTGCTCGAGCGCCGCCCGCTCCCGGGAGGACTGGTATACGCGCTCGCCGAAGAAGTACGCGGCCCCGAAGTAGAGGATGTTCGTCAGGATCTGGATGAGGATGAACGCCACGAGGGGTGAGAAGAGCCCCACCCGGGAGAGGCTGGGCAGCGCGTCGGGGTCGGTCGCCTGGATGAACATGGAGACGAGCAGCCAGACGAACATGGCGACGATGATGAGCACGCGGACGAGTGCGGCGCGACGTCGGTTCGGGACCCATGCACCGACCGTGTAGATCGCGAGGAACAGGGCGATGTTCGTGAAGAGGACCTCGGGTACGAGCACCGTGCCGCCCACGATGAACATGACGGCGACGACGATCGAGACGGAGCACGGGAAGCGGCGACGGAACGCGAGCGGCGCGGTGATGCCGATCGCCCAGAGGACGGACGCCCACATCGGTGCGGGCTCGGGGTAGAACCCGGCGATCGTGTACAGCGTCAGGCTGAGGAGGGTGCCGACGCCGAGGGCGATGGCGAGGATGACGTCCGATCGCTGTTCCGACGGCGTCGCGGCAGGACGTCGCCACTCGGCGTCGTAGGGGTCGACCGGGCGGTCCTCCTGCTGGTCGACGGCGGGCTCGCTCATGCCGTCCACGCTAGCGCGACGCCCCGCCGAGGACATCCGTCGAGCGACGGAGGGCGCCGCTCCGGGCTCGAACAAGAGCCCGGAGCGGCACTCGGGAGAGTGCTGCTCCGGGCTCCTCCGCGGCACGGTCGGGTCAGGCCGCGGATCGCCCCGTGATCCCGGCGGTCGACGTGATGACGTCCGCCATCTTCTTGCCGAGCGCCTCGTAGAACATCGACAGGGGGAACTCGTCGTCGAGGACCGCGTCGGTGAGTCCGCGCGGCGGTCCGCTGAGGATCTCGTCGGACAGCCCACGCGCCCACTGCGACGCGGGGTGCGGCGTCAGCGTCGTCCGGACGAGCTCGTACGCGGCGAGCCAGTGCGCGGTCTTCGGACGGTCGATCGATCGCCAGTACAGCTCGTCGATGCTCTCGCCGAGCCGCACGACCACGTCGGGGACCTCATCCCAGTCGATCGTGAGCCTCGTGTCGGTCCAGTGCAGCACGCCGTGCTGGTGCATCCACGCGAACAGCAGCTGGCCGCCGACGCCGTCGTAGTTCCGGACGCGCGAGCCGGTGATGGCGAACCGGAAGATGCGGTCGAAGATGATCGCGTACTGGACGAGCTTCGCGTGCTCGAGGATCGCCACGTCCGCCGCGTCGAGGGTCTCGGTCTCCGCGCGGGTCGTCAGTGTGCGCTCCAGCCGCACCGACTCGCGGAACGCCGTGAGGTCGCAGCGCAGCTCCTCGAGGGAGTACAGGAAGAACGGCATCCGCTGCTTGATCATGAACGGGTCGAACGGGAGGTCACCGCGCATGTGCGTGCGGTCGTGGATGAGGTCCCACATGACGAAGGTCTCCTCGGCCAGCTGCTGGTCATCAAGGAGGGACGCGGCGTCAGCCGGGAGCTCGAGCTTGGTGATCTCGGCCGCGGCTCGGACGACCCGACGGTACCGGGCCGCCTCGCGGTCCTGGAAGATCGCGCCCCAGGTGAACGCCGGGATCGCGCGCATCGCGACCGTCTCGGGGAAGAGGACCGCGGAGTTCGTGTCGTACCCCGGCGTGAAGTCGAGGAAGCGGATCGGCACGAAGAGCGCGTTCGTGTAGTCGCCGGCCTCGAGCGCGGCGATGAACTCGGGCCAGATGACCTCGACGAGCACGGCCTCGATGTGGCGGTCGGTCGAGCCGTTCTGCGTGACCATCGGGAACACGACGAGGTGTGCCAGGCCGTCCACTCGGTGCCGCTCGGGGTGGAAGGCGACGAGCGAGTCGAGGAAGTCCGGGACGCCGAAGCCGTCGCGCTCCCAGCGGTCGAAGTCGGCGACGAGGGCGTCGAGGTACTCGGCGTCGTGCGGGAAGTTCGGAGCGAGGGTGCGGACACTCGCGACGATCGTGGCGACGTGCCCTGCCGCCGACTCGTGGTCGCCCGCCTCGGGGATCGAGCCGTCCTTCACCTGGACGGCCTGCAGCGCGGTCGCGGCGGCCTTGAGGTCCGTCCAGGCCGGGTGCCCGACGAGTGTGGCGGCGTCTTCGACGACCTCCGGCTCTCCGACGATGCTCTTCGTGTGGGTGGTGGCGACGTTCGACATGGTGAACCTCCTTCCGCGTGCGCAGGCGTCGCCCGGGGTGGGTGACGATTCCTTCGAGCGTAGGGGCGGAGGGGGTGCGGATTTCTTGCGTCAGGAGCGACTTCGCTGCAACATTCGGCCGTTCACGCCGGGGAACTGCACGGCCGACCGCGGCATACCGCTATCCCCAGCGGCGCTTGATCCAGCGGTCGAGGACACCGACGAGCGCATCGGTGATCGCGCCGAGCAGCGCGAGCACGATGATGACGAAGAAGATGCGGTCGACCCGGCCGTTGTTCTGCGAGTCCACCAGGCGGAATCCGAGTCCCATGGACGAGGCGATGAGCTCCGCCGCCACGAGGAACAGCCACGACTGCGCGAGCGCGAGTCGGAGGCCGGAGACGACCGAGGGCGTCACGGCGGGCAGCTGCACCGTCCGGAACAACGCGACACCGTTCAGGCCGAAGGCGCGGCCGGCCTCGACGAGGTGCTTGTCCACGTGGCGGAGCGCGGCGGAGACCGTCGTGTACACCGGGAAGAACGCGCCGATCGCGATGAGCGTGATCTTCGACTCCTCACCGATCTTCAACCAGAGGATGAGCAGCGGGACCCACGCGAGCGACGGGACGGCGCGGATCGCCGCGAAGGTCGTCGACAGCAGGATGTCGCCGAGGCGCGAGAGCCCCACGACCGCGCCGAGGACGAGGCCGAGGACCGCACCGATGAGGAAGCCGATGAGGACCCGCTGCACCGAGATGGCGACGTCCTGCTGCAGCCAGCCGCGCTGCGCGAGGTCCACGCCGGCCGCCCAGACCTCGGCGGGTGCCGGGAGTTGCGAGGCCGGCACGAGGCCGAGCGCGGTGACGAGCTGCCAGGCTCCGAGGATGACGACGGGGACGATGAAGCCGCCGAGGACGACGACGATCCTGCGGGACCCGAGGACCGCGCGTGCTTCGCG from Plantibacter flavus includes these protein-coding regions:
- a CDS encoding response regulator gives rise to the protein MTEQPTRILLVDDQELLRAGFRIILGSQPGIEIVGEASDGAEAVALATTLAPDVICMDVQMPGMDGLEATRRIVADPEVHAAVLILTTFDRDDYLAEALRAGASGFLLKNSSPEELVAAVSVIAGGEALLSPAVTRRVIEGFTRQAPAVEDAVEDHTAPAGPTTGADYDQLTEREREVLQLVAQGLSNQEIATTLFVGEATVKSHVSKVLQKLALRDRIQAVIYTYEHGLASPRS
- a CDS encoding sensor histidine kinase, which produces MSEPAVDQQEDRPVDPYDAEWRRPAATPSEQRSDVILAIALGVGTLLSLTLYTIAGFYPEPAPMWASVLWAIGITAPLAFRRRFPCSVSIVVAVMFIVGGTVLVPEVLFTNIALFLAIYTVGAWVPNRRRAALVRVLIIVAMFVWLLVSMFIQATDPDALPSLSRVGLFSPLVAFILIQILTNILYFGAAYFFGERVYQSSRERAALEQRTAELEAERARSARQAVALERVRIARELHDVVAHHVSVMGVQAGAARTVLDADPAAARDALTNVELGARSAIDELRKMLGTLRAHGEPTDEESSPSTVGVGQLGRLADESTANGLPTRFELVGTPVAIPAVVSFNLYRIAQEALTNARKYGGTTATAELRLRYLDDAVELEVTNTGTVPTVARRGGLGLIGMRERVASSGGVLEVGARARGGFLVRAAIPLGRPGDQAMEPVASSIADARFASAAAGRPQTATTKDQA
- a CDS encoding DUF6421 family protein, producing the protein MSNVATTHTKSIVGEPEVVEDAATLVGHPAWTDLKAAATALQAVQVKDGSIPEAGDHESAAGHVATIVASVRTLAPNFPHDAEYLDALVADFDRWERDGFGVPDFLDSLVAFHPERHRVDGLAHLVVFPMVTQNGSTDRHIEAVLVEVIWPEFIAALEAGDYTNALFVPIRFLDFTPGYDTNSAVLFPETVAMRAIPAFTWGAIFQDREAARYRRVVRAAAEITKLELPADAASLLDDQQLAEETFVMWDLIHDRTHMRGDLPFDPFMIKQRMPFFLYSLEELRCDLTAFRESVRLERTLTTRAETETLDAADVAILEHAKLVQYAIIFDRIFRFAITGSRVRNYDGVGGQLLFAWMHQHGVLHWTDTRLTIDWDEVPDVVVRLGESIDELYWRSIDRPKTAHWLAAYELVRTTLTPHPASQWARGLSDEILSGPPRGLTDAVLDDEFPLSMFYEALGKKMADVITSTAGITGRSAA
- a CDS encoding ABC transporter permease, producing the protein MTEFAGLGTTAAAGAQATQSGREARAVLGSRRIVVVLGGFIVPVVILGAWQLVTALGLVPASQLPAPAEVWAAGVDLAQRGWLQQDVAISVQRVLIGFLIGAVLGLVLGAVVGLSRLGDILLSTTFAAIRAVPSLAWVPLLILWLKIGEESKITLIAIGAFFPVYTTVSAALRHVDKHLVEAGRAFGLNGVALFRTVQLPAVTPSVVSGLRLALAQSWLFLVAAELIASSMGLGFRLVDSQNNGRVDRIFFVIIVLALLGAITDALVGVLDRWIKRRWG